In the Pseudolabrys taiwanensis genome, one interval contains:
- a CDS encoding ChbG/HpnK family deacetylase gives MAPGVNDAIRQLILNGRLNATSVMMPAAYIGADEVDALEMLNAGTTRAAIGLHVTLTAPFKPMSNGFAPLRGGAFPPINDMMRLAMTRRLDIELLTIEIATQLQAFLSAFGHMPDFVDGHQHVHLLPQVRNAFLRVVSEIAPNAWVRQCGRVRAGRALHDPKSLVLDVLSLGFKSQAARHGLTTNPAFAGAYAFTPKARFSRIFPRFLRGLPDGGLIMCHPGFVDSALQSLDPVTTLREHEFAFFNSDAFLHVLAESGVTLAQPSGEARGAA, from the coding sequence ATGGCGCCCGGCGTCAACGACGCCATCCGCCAGCTCATCCTCAACGGCCGGCTCAACGCCACGTCGGTGATGATGCCGGCGGCATATATCGGCGCCGACGAAGTCGATGCGCTGGAAATGCTCAACGCCGGCACGACCCGCGCCGCCATCGGCCTGCACGTCACCCTCACCGCGCCGTTCAAGCCGATGAGCAACGGCTTTGCGCCGCTGCGCGGCGGCGCCTTCCCGCCGATCAACGACATGATGCGGCTCGCCATGACACGGCGGCTCGACATCGAGCTGCTGACGATCGAGATCGCCACGCAACTACAGGCGTTCCTGTCCGCCTTCGGCCATATGCCCGATTTCGTCGATGGCCATCAGCACGTGCATCTGCTGCCGCAGGTGCGCAACGCCTTCCTCAGGGTGGTGAGCGAGATCGCACCCAACGCCTGGGTGCGGCAATGCGGCCGCGTCCGTGCCGGCCGCGCGCTGCACGATCCGAAATCGCTGGTCCTCGACGTGCTGAGCCTCGGCTTCAAATCGCAGGCCGCGCGCCACGGGCTGACCACCAATCCGGCTTTCGCCGGCGCCTATGCCTTTACCCCCAAGGCGCGCTTCTCGCGCATTTTCCCGCGCTTCCTCAGAGGCCTGCCGGATGGCGGCCTGATCATGTGTCATCCAGGCTTCGTCGATTCGGCCTTACAAAGCCTCGATCCGGTGACGACGTTGCGCGAGCACGAATTCGCCTTTTTCAATTCGGATGCTTTCCTGCACGTGCTCGCGGAATCGGGCGTCACCTTGGCGCAGCCCTCTGGCGAAGCGAGGGGCGCCGCCTAG